DNA sequence from the Cyanobacteriota bacterium genome:
CCACTCAAACAGAGGCATCTGCATCTCTTGGGTGGCTGTTTGTAACAAGGTTTGCACCCGTTCTTCCTCCACAGTTTCCATCACAATGACAGGATGGAAGGACAGGATTAGGTTTTGCACTTGCTGCACACTTTTAGATAGCATCACAGGCTTCAGTCCATTACTACAGCATCTTATTGTCTAGGAGACTACTGGTGTTATGAACACTCATTGACTGCTACCCTAATCGCCGTCACTAGAGGCAGGGGTTGGCAGCTTACCTGTTAGCCAGTAGGTAGTCATCATGCCCTTGCCTTTGACAGCAATAGAGCCACGTTTCTCGAAGCTAAAGTGTTCCTTTAGTCGATCGTACACCGTATCAGTTACTTGGATTTTGCCTGCCTCACCCTGAGACTCCATGCGACTAGCCACATTGACCGTATCGCCCCAGAGGTCATAGGCAAACTTTTTCATGCCAATCACCCCGGCAATCACAGGCCCAGTGTTGATGCCAATCCGTAGTTGAAAGCTTTGCTGTTCACCATAGTGAAAGTTAGTGATAGCTTGTTGCATTGCTAAGGCGGCTTCTGCTACAGCCTGCGCATGGTCTGCACGGGGCATGGGCAAACCAGCGGCCGCCATGTAAGCATCTCCGATCGTTTTCACCTTTTCTAGACCATAGCGTTCTGCAATTTGATCAAAGGCTGAAAAGATTTCGTTGAGCAAGTCAATTAGTTGCGTCGGAGAAGTATGGGCAGACAGTTGGGTAAAGTCCACAATATCAGCGAACAACACCGTGACATCTTCAAAGTTATCGGCGATTGTCTGAGGCTTGCCCTTTAACCGTTGAGCGATTGGCTGGGGCAGAATGTTCAACAACAGACGCTCTGTTTTTTGGCGCTCTTGGCGTAGTTCCACCTCAGTTTGACGACGATCGCTAACATCCTGCACCATCCCCTCGTAGTACAACACATTGCCCTCATCATCCCGCACACAACGGACATTCTCAGCAATCCAAATGGTAGAGCCATCTTTACAATAAACCTGAGACTCAAATTCAGAAATCACGTCATATCGTTGCAAATATGCTGCTAACTCTGCCAAGCGACTTGGCTCTACATACAGTTGTTGACTAACATTGGTAACCTGTTGCATCAACTCAGATGGGGAGCCATACCCTAAAATTCTGGCTAGGGAAGGATTAGCACTAATATACTTACCGTTGGGTGTGACCTGATAAATACCTTCAACGGCGTTTTCAACAATGCTGCGATATTTAGCCTCTGCTTGTTTCAGTGCTTGCTCTGCTTGCTGTCGTTCAGCAATTTCTTGTTGCAGGCGAGCGTTTTGATGCTGCAACTCAAGTTGCTGTTGTTGCAATTGTTGCTGCAACCGCCACAGAGATAGATGACAATCAATTCGTGCAACCACTTCCTCCATTTGGAAGGGCTTGGTGATATAGTCTACGCCCCCAACCGCAAAGGACTTGACTTTGTCTAGCACCTCGTTGTAGGCGCTAACGAAGATGACTGGAATATCATGAGTAACCTCATTGGCTTTTAGAGCTTGACATACCTGATAGCCATCCATTTCGGGCATGTTGATATCTAGCAAGATTAAATCAGGCGGCGATGCATTCACTCCCATGAGGGCGATCGCGCCACTAATAGCACTCCGCACCTTATAACCTTGCTCCGTCAGCATTGTAGACAGCAGGCGCAAATTGTCTGGTGTATCATCTACTACCAAAATATCGCCTTTAACTACGGCTGGTTGGGGGTCTAACATGATGTCGTGGGGAAACTGACGATATAAGCATCGGTCACAGACAGTTCGCTGAACAGGTACAGGAACAGCCATAGGCAGTAGCGATGGGTTACTCTAGGGTTGAATCGATGGCTCGATGTACTTACTTACATTCGATTCGATCCTTTCCCTGGTTCTTCGCCGCGTAGAGAAGCTGATCCGTAATAGACACCAAAATTTCTGGTGATGACCCCGGTGTCGGGACAGTACTAAAAACACCGATACTCAATGTAACACGTTGACCTGTAGATGACTGACAATGGGGAATCTGGAGCTTACGAACGGCATCCTGAATTCCCTCAGCCACCTGTAGAGCACCCTGTAGGTTAGTGTTGGGAAGGACGATCGCAAACTCTTCTCCCCCGTAACGGGCTACCAAGTCTGCTGGACGACGCGCCAACGCTTGAATTGCTTGTGCAACTTTTTTTAGACAGGCATCCCCCTCTATATGCCCATAGGTATCGTTATACGCTTTAAAGTTGTCAATGTCACACAAAATTAAGGCAATGTCACCTTGTTCCCGCGCTAGCCTACGCCATTCATGATGCAATCGTTGATCAAAACACCGACGATTAGCTAGTAAGGTCAAATCATCTGTAAGTGTGAGTCGCTCTAGCTCTTCAGCATAGCGACGCAGTTCTTGGTTTGCTTGGGCTAGGGCAGATTCTGCTTGCAGGCGATCAGCAATCTCCTGGCGGAGGCGATCGTTCTGTTCTTGCAGTGCCCTTTGCAGCCGTCGTAGCGCCAACTGACTCTCTACCCGCGCAACTACTTCTTCCAAATGAAATGGCTTGGTAATATAGTCTACTCCCCCTGCTTTGAAGGCTCTCACCTTATCCAGTACTTCATCCAATGCGCTAATAAAAATGACTGGTATCCCTTGGGTTTTAGGATCTGCCTTCAATGCCAAACAGACATCATAGCCATTAA
Encoded proteins:
- a CDS encoding response regulator, encoding MAVPVPVQRTVCDRCLYRQFPHDIMLDPQPAVVKGDILVVDDTPDNLRLLSTMLTEQGYKVRSAISGAIALMGVNASPPDLILLDINMPEMDGYQVCQALKANEVTHDIPVIFVSAYNEVLDKVKSFAVGGVDYITKPFQMEEVVARIDCHLSLWRLQQQLQQQQLELQHQNARLQQEIAERQQAEQALKQAEAKYRSIVENAVEGIYQVTPNGKYISANPSLARILGYGSPSELMQQVTNVSQQLYVEPSRLAELAAYLQRYDVISEFESQVYCKDGSTIWIAENVRCVRDDEGNVLYYEGMVQDVSDRRQTEVELRQERQKTERLLLNILPQPIAQRLKGKPQTIADNFEDVTVLFADIVDFTQLSAHTSPTQLIDLLNEIFSAFDQIAERYGLEKVKTIGDAYMAAAGLPMPRADHAQAVAEAALAMQQAITNFHYGEQQSFQLRIGINTGPVIAGVIGMKKFAYDLWGDTVNVASRMESQGEAGKIQVTDTVYDRLKEHFSFEKRGSIAVKGKGMMTTYWLTGKLPTPASSDGD
- a CDS encoding diguanylate cyclase, yielding MEGSKLLEAFSPPTKGDILVVDDTPDNLHLLSTMLAEQGYKVRGAISGQMALMGAKAQPPDLILLDLNMPQINGYDVCLALKADPKTQGIPVIFISALDEVLDKVRAFKAGGVDYITKPFHLEEVVARVESQLALRRLQRALQEQNDRLRQEIADRLQAESALAQANQELRRYAEELERLTLTDDLTLLANRRCFDQRLHHEWRRLAREQGDIALILCDIDNFKAYNDTYGHIEGDACLKKVAQAIQALARRPADLVARYGGEEFAIVLPNTNLQGALQVAEGIQDAVRKLQIPHCQSSTGQRVTLSIGVFSTVPTPGSSPEILVSITDQLLYAAKNQGKDRIECK